The following proteins are encoded in a genomic region of Papaver somniferum cultivar HN1 unplaced genomic scaffold, ASM357369v1 unplaced-scaffold_10, whole genome shotgun sequence:
- the LOC113326323 gene encoding uncharacterized protein LOC113326323 has product MSAVVNKSWMNEPDIFSKTYRDGVKFFMNYAATYGNSDTTCSCPCSKCQNGKRLEMWEVRKHLSEKGIDRSYVVWFFQGEKEGDSTIRRPSGNFIPTEMNDEQAREGVIEDLGSFVDAAYGVFDRGDGVSGNEEVETEEFVHEPDLGKRYYRYKQLSEDKLYPGCNTSILAAIVELHNVKKTYKILANCVNSLLGVIKGWLPKGNNLPVKYTAMKSMLKDLGMKEKSIHMCENHCILYYKENEDLTSCPECLAPRYKVKVDKFGEELSSNEPSKVLRYFPLGPRLKRLYTVPWIARAMTWHDRAEVSTDYMRHPVDSSQWDLVKKKFPEFANEGRNVWLGIATDGFNPHGMQSLNYSCWPVIVVVYNLPPSLCMKPEFQIMMMLIPRPKAPGKDIDVCLRVLVDELKDLFENGISAFDTHKEESFQLRATLMFGIHDLPAQGNMSGCTTHGYFACVHCADKTRSAYLLYTRKNVYPNYRIYLRGNHPLRKGENLGLETNETKNAPKRLSGKKSLEKLANVTYKPGKLVVRRKALKRKRYDPDVDVDPYGDGVDEELTGAFYKESIFWELKTYRILYFRHCVDVMHTEKNVMEHILETIFDIGNKSMKSWNARDELNKLGLHCGKWTTSKPGSAVSGKPIFVLSKAEKESFCKILKDLKFPSGFASNLSNNVNTKNSSFSQFVFQIALLQSPKQKWTARG; this is encoded by the exons ATGTCGGCTGTTGTGAATAAATCTTGGATGAATGAACCAGACATATTTAGCAAAACATATAGAGATGGGGTTAAATTTTTTATGAATTATGCAGCTACATATGGTAATTCGGACACAACATGTTCTTGCCCATGCTCTAAGTGTCAAAATGGGAAACGTTTGGAAATGTGGGAAGTGAGGAAACATCTTTCTGAGAAGGGTATTGATAGGAGTTATGTTGTTTGGTTCTTTCAGGGAGAAAAAGAGGGTGATAGTACGATAAGACGTCCAAGTGGTAATTTTATACCAACTGAAATGAATGATGAGCAAGCTAGAGAAGGTGTAATAGAAGATTTGGGTTCCTTTGTCGATGCTgcttatggagtttttgatcGGGGTGATGGTGTTAGTGGTAATGAAGAAGTTGAAACTGAAGAATTTGTTCATGAACCAGATTTGGGGAAGCGATATTACAGGTACAAACAGTTGTCTGAAGACAAGTTGTATCCTGGTTGTAATACTAGCATCCTAGCTGCAATTGTGGAGCTGCACAATGTGAAGAAAACATATAAGATTTTAGCTAACTGTGTAAATAGTTTGTTGGGTGTGATAAAGGGTTGGTTGCCGAAAGGAAACAATTTGCCAGTAAAATACACAGCGATGAAGTCGATGCTCAAAGATCTGGGGATGAAAGAAAAGTCGATTCATATGTGTGAGAATCATTGTATTTTGTATTACAAAGAGAATGAAGATTTGACAAGCTGCCCGGAATGCCTCGCACCAAGATATAAGGTTAAGGTTGATAAATTTGGGGAAGAGCTTTCATCGAACGAGCCTTCCAAGGTATTGAGATATTTTCCCCTTGGGCCAAGGCTCAAGAGATTATATACGGTACCTTGGATAGCACGTGCAATGACATGGCACGATCGAGCAGAAGTTTCTACAGATTATATGCGTCATCCGGTTGATTCATCTCAATGGGatttagtgaagaagaagtttcCTGAGTTCGCAAATGAGGGCAgaaatgtttggcttggaattgcaaCTGATGGATTTAATCCTCATGGTATGCAGTCTCTGAATTATAGTTGTTGGCCTGTGATAGTGGTTGTGTACAATCTTCCTCCTTCCTTATGCATGAAACCTGAGTTCCAAATCATGATGATGTTGATTCCTAGGCCTAAGGCACCGGGGAAAGATATTGATGTATGTCTCCGTGTGCTAGTAGACGAGCTGAAAGATCTTTTTGAGAATGGGATATCAGCTTTTGATACACACAAAGAAGAATCGTTTCAGCTGAGGGCTACTTTAATGTTTGGTATTCATGACTTGCCAGCACAAGGTAATATGTCTGGATGTACCACGCACGGCTATTTCGCATGTGTACATTGTGCAGACAAGACTCGAAGTGCGTATCTGTTATACACAAGAAAGAATGTTTACCCTAATTATCGGATATACCTCAGGGGTAATCATCCTTTAAGGAAGGGAGAGAACTTGGGATTAGAAACTAATGAAACTAAAAATGCTCCAAAGCGACTGTCAGGAAAGAAGTCGTTGGAGAAACTAGCAAATGTGACTTACAAACCTGGTAAATTGGTAGTAAGAAGGAAGGCGCTGAAAAGAAAGAGATATGATCCCGATGTCGATGTTGATCCTTATGGCGATGGTGTTGACGAAGAACTTACCGGTGCATTCTATAAGGAGTCCATCTTTTGGGAACTGAAGACCTATCGTATCCTGTATTTCCGTCATTGTGTAGATGTAATGCACACTGAGAAGAATGTAATGGAGCATATACTTGAGACgatctttgatattggtaataagTCTATGAAATCGTGGAATGCAAGGGATGAATTGAATAAGCTTGGATTGCATTGTGGAAAGTGGACTACCAGTAAACCTGGGAGTGCAGTTTCTGGAAAACCAATATTTGTCTTAAGCAAAGCTGAGAAGGAATCATTTTGCAAGATTCTTAAAGACCTCAAATTCCCTTCTGGTTTTGCGTCGAATCTGAGCAACAATGTTAATACAAAGAATTCAAGTTTCA GTCAGTTTGTATTTCAGATTGCTTTGCTCCAAAGTCCTAAGCAAAAGTGGACTGCAAGAGGCTAA